The following are encoded together in the Ignavibacteria bacterium genome:
- a CDS encoding KpsF/GutQ family sugar-phosphate isomerase gives MQKDIRNARDVVLKEKKEIQLLLNRFGEKRFQKNFSSAIDSIFKCKGKVVISGVGKSGIVAQKMVATFNSTGTHSVFLHSADSIHGDLGIVESGDVVILISKSGESEEIKNLIPYLKNIKIKIVLITGNLKSSLAKKADIVIDASVKVEACPHNLAPTSSSTVTLVIGDALAVALLQKRGFTKEDFAFLHPGGVLGRKLLLKVEDIMVRDKNIPVVKKDTKLKDVIYEMSSKRLGCAVVMNKDRIEGFITDGDIRRLLENDVEVRSVLAKDLMNKKPKTIQRQTLAKTALEIMEKNKITQLIVVDKSKKLCGILHIHSLIELGL, from the coding sequence ATGCAAAAAGATATAAGAAACGCCAGGGACGTTGTCCTTAAAGAAAAGAAAGAAATTCAGCTCCTCCTTAATAGGTTTGGAGAGAAACGATTTCAAAAGAATTTTTCCTCTGCAATCGATTCTATCTTTAAATGCAAAGGTAAAGTTGTTATCTCGGGAGTCGGTAAAAGCGGTATCGTAGCTCAAAAAATGGTTGCCACTTTTAATTCAACCGGCACCCACTCCGTATTTCTTCATTCTGCCGACAGCATCCACGGCGACCTCGGTATCGTTGAAAGCGGCGATGTCGTTATACTTATTTCAAAAAGCGGTGAGTCGGAAGAAATAAAAAACCTTATTCCTTATTTAAAAAATATCAAGATTAAAATAGTTTTAATCACTGGTAATCTTAAGTCTTCTCTTGCTAAAAAAGCCGATATTGTTATAGATGCCTCGGTTAAAGTTGAAGCATGTCCGCATAACCTTGCACCTACTTCTTCATCAACTGTAACTCTTGTTATCGGTGATGCTCTTGCTGTTGCTCTTCTTCAAAAACGCGGTTTCACAAAAGAAGATTTTGCATTCCTGCACCCGGGCGGAGTTCTCGGAAGAAAACTTCTTCTTAAAGTTGAAGATATTATGGTGCGTGATAAGAATATCCCCGTTGTTAAAAAGGATACTAAACTTAAGGATGTTATTTATGAAATGTCTTCTAAACGTCTCGGTTGTGCCGTCGTAATGAATAAAGATAGGATTGAGGGCTTTATAACAGATGGTGATATCCGCCGCCTGCTTGAAAACGATGTTGAGGTAAGGTCTGTCCTCGCAAAAGACCTCATGAACAAAAAACCTAAAACCATTCAACGTCAAACCCTCGCTAAAACTGCTCTGGAAATAATGGAGAAGAATAAAATTACACAGCTTATTGTCGTTGATAAATCAAAAAAACTTTGCGGCATTCTTCATATTCATTCTCTTATTGAACTTGGACTTTGA
- a CDS encoding carbonic anhydrase, producing the protein MDRLISVKSQDDILQQYRQTPIASLLEYHNLKKSFSSYNKAELLIGMCMDNRKHMRIPDNFAFIIRAGGANLRYSEFKVSFAIAVGKVQNIALIGHNKCGMVNLVSRKNEFINGLVENAGWDIEKAEEHFNRFAPMYEIGNEIDFILSETVRLRSKYPKVNIAPLLYLVEDHNLYFIKED; encoded by the coding sequence ATGGACAGACTAATTTCGGTTAAATCACAAGACGACATACTCCAGCAGTACAGGCAGACTCCCATCGCCTCACTGCTCGAATACCATAACCTGAAAAAGTCATTTTCCTCTTATAACAAAGCCGAACTCCTTATCGGCATGTGCATGGATAACCGTAAACACATGCGTATTCCCGATAACTTTGCATTCATTATCCGTGCAGGCGGTGCGAACCTCCGTTACAGCGAGTTTAAAGTTTCATTCGCCATTGCAGTCGGTAAAGTTCAGAACATTGCTCTCATAGGACATAACAAATGCGGCATGGTGAACCTTGTTTCCCGGAAAAATGAATTCATAAATGGTCTCGTCGAAAACGCAGGATGGGATATAGAAAAAGCCGAAGAACATTTCAACCGGTTTGCACCCATGTACGAAATCGGAAACGAGATAGATTTTATACTCAGCGAAACAGTTCGGCTTCGCAGCAAATACCCGAAAGTTAACATTGCTCCTTTGCTCTATCTTGTTGAAGACCATAACCTTTATTTTATAAAAGAAGACTGA
- the tsaE gene encoding tRNA (adenosine(37)-N6)-threonylcarbamoyltransferase complex ATPase subunit type 1 TsaE, with protein sequence MIVSKSEKETIAAGRKFADELKRGSLVGLKGNLGTGKTQFVKGICNYFKVQDIVNSPTFILVNEYKGIDKDNNEIKIYHLDLYRLKSPAELEVIGFNEYIDTNSIVLIEWPEIAEEYLNKEIDKVLIEYGSKTEERLINFIKTDKKHE encoded by the coding sequence ATGATAGTTTCCAAGAGCGAAAAAGAAACGATTGCCGCAGGACGAAAATTCGCAGATGAACTGAAGCGAGGAAGTTTAGTAGGGCTTAAGGGAAATCTTGGAACCGGTAAGACCCAGTTTGTGAAAGGCATTTGCAATTATTTCAAAGTTCAGGATATTGTCAACAGTCCGACATTTATACTTGTTAATGAATACAAAGGCATTGACAAAGATAATAATGAAATAAAAATATATCATTTAGACCTGTACAGATTAAAGTCCCCCGCTGAACTTGAGGTAATTGGGTTTAATGAATATATAGACACTAATTCGATAGTACTTATTGAGTGGCCTGAGATAGCAGAAGAATATCTGAATAAAGAAATTGACAAGGTTTTAATTGAATACGGCTCAAAAACAGAGGAAAGATTAATAAATTTCATTAAAACTGACAAGAAACACGAATAA
- a CDS encoding response regulator: protein MENKEIILWVDDEIDLLKSNIMFLKQKGYVVLEATNGVDALQFIKENNVDLVFMDEMMPGKGGLETLSEIKDLKPNLPVVMVTKNETESLMEDAIGKKINDYLLKPVNPKQVLLVCKKFLEGSKLKGNQVSRDYIQEFNQISVSLMNDPDWEEWANIHAKMTNWEMELDEHPEIGLKQTALDQRRECNVGFSKYVERNYLNWVNNGESKPVLSNEIAEKYLIPEIEKNKSVFFFVVDCMRLDQWVMMEKYLDRYFKISKDYYYSLLPTATPYCRNAIFAGMYPSEIEKYYPNLWKTSDDDENSKNNFEKEFLQKLLERKKVKLRNELKYTKIMDSDFSRGVENKIISFCNNHLNAIVINFLDMISHSRSDTAILKEIAPDESAYRSLTESWFEHSSFFGMLRQLSTKSGVKIIITTDHGSIRCLHGVKAMGDRESATNLRYKYGRNVKAEPRNAVLIKNPTDYKLPVRNGIVNYIIAKEDFYFVYPTDYHKYLNYYNDTFQHGGISMEEMILPIAILESKG, encoded by the coding sequence ATGGAAAACAAAGAAATCATTCTATGGGTAGATGATGAAATAGATTTACTGAAATCCAACATTATGTTCCTCAAACAAAAGGGGTATGTAGTATTAGAGGCGACAAACGGCGTTGACGCTTTACAATTTATAAAAGAGAATAATGTTGACCTTGTCTTCATGGATGAAATGATGCCCGGCAAGGGCGGGCTTGAGACACTTTCCGAGATTAAAGACTTAAAGCCAAATCTGCCGGTAGTGATGGTTACGAAGAATGAGACTGAAAGTTTAATGGAAGATGCTATAGGCAAAAAAATTAATGATTACCTGCTAAAACCCGTAAATCCAAAACAGGTACTCCTTGTCTGCAAGAAATTTCTTGAAGGCAGTAAACTTAAGGGAAATCAGGTTTCGAGGGATTATATACAGGAGTTCAATCAGATTTCCGTATCTCTGATGAATGATCCTGACTGGGAAGAGTGGGCAAACATTCATGCTAAAATGACAAACTGGGAAATGGAACTTGATGAACATCCGGAGATTGGACTAAAGCAGACTGCATTAGATCAGAGAAGAGAGTGCAATGTAGGATTTTCTAAATACGTTGAAAGGAATTACCTGAACTGGGTAAATAACGGTGAAAGCAAGCCTGTGCTATCGAATGAGATTGCCGAGAAGTACCTTATACCGGAGATTGAAAAGAACAAGTCTGTTTTCTTCTTTGTCGTGGACTGCATGAGACTTGACCAGTGGGTAATGATGGAAAAATATCTGGACAGGTATTTTAAAATTTCAAAAGATTATTATTACTCCCTTTTACCAACTGCAACACCCTACTGCAGGAATGCGATATTCGCAGGAATGTATCCGTCTGAGATTGAGAAATACTATCCGAATCTATGGAAGACGAGCGACGACGATGAAAACTCAAAGAACAATTTTGAGAAAGAATTTCTCCAGAAACTTCTTGAACGTAAGAAAGTAAAACTTCGCAATGAGTTAAAGTACACGAAAATAATGGATTCGGATTTCAGCAGAGGAGTAGAAAACAAGATAATTTCGTTCTGCAATAATCATTTGAATGCGATAGTAATAAACTTTCTTGACATGATATCTCATTCCAGAAGCGATACAGCAATTCTGAAGGAAATTGCTCCCGACGAGTCTGCATACAGGTCGCTTACGGAGTCGTGGTTTGAACACTCGTCATTTTTCGGAATGCTGAGACAGCTATCGACAAAATCCGGAGTTAAGATAATTATAACCACTGACCACGGCAGCATAAGGTGTCTGCACGGAGTAAAAGCGATGGGCGACAGAGAATCAGCAACAAACCTCAGGTATAAATACGGACGAAACGTAAAAGCGGAACCGAGAAATGCTGTTTTAATAAAGAACCCAACTGATTACAAGCTACCCGTCAGGAATGGTATTGTGAATTACATAATCGCGAAGGAAGACTTTTATTTTGTCTATCCGACCGATTACCATAAATATTTGAACTATTACAACGACACATTCCAGCACGGCGGGATATCGATGGAAGAAATGATACTACCGATAGCCATATTAGAAAGCAAGGGGTAA
- the rlmD gene encoding 23S rRNA (uracil(1939)-C(5))-methyltransferase RlmD, whose translation MVKKNQEIELKIESLNSEGMGVARVGEGFVVFCKDALPGDEVTAKIRKVKKNYAEAIAININKESPHRVKPRCKHFGVCGGCKVQNYSYDKQAEYKTDAVRNAFDKIGGIKDLTISPAIKSDNEYYYRNKMEFSFSDEKWLTNLDENKEKENFAVGFHLPRFHTKILDIEECFLQSEVTSNILNHARRFFKERGVSVYTTKTHSGYLRFLIVRECKRTDDLMVNLITYDYNEVLMNEYTEEMKKEFPLVTTLINSFTQKKAQVAFAEDVKILYGNGYITEKLIGGSKEYLFKISPNSFFQTNTLQAEKLYSTATEFGGFTKGDNILDLYCGTGSISIYISEMVNKVKGVELIVESIESARENAKLNGIENAEFEVSDIKDFLLNFKDSTYNKVILDPPRSGLHPDICEVLSGSDFEKIVYVSCNPVTQARDLSIIMNKGKYRIGRVQPVDMFPQTYHVENVVEILRD comes from the coding sequence ATGGTAAAGAAGAATCAGGAAATAGAACTAAAGATTGAGTCGCTGAACTCAGAAGGAATGGGGGTGGCGAGGGTAGGTGAGGGGTTTGTAGTGTTTTGCAAGGATGCACTTCCGGGTGACGAGGTGACTGCAAAGATAAGAAAAGTAAAGAAGAATTATGCAGAGGCAATAGCGATAAATATTAATAAGGAATCGCCGCACAGGGTTAAGCCGAGGTGCAAGCATTTCGGAGTATGCGGCGGGTGCAAGGTTCAGAATTACAGTTATGACAAGCAGGCAGAGTATAAGACCGATGCGGTCAGGAATGCTTTTGATAAAATCGGCGGGATTAAAGATTTGACAATTTCTCCTGCGATAAAATCTGACAATGAATATTATTACAGGAATAAGATGGAGTTTTCGTTTTCGGACGAGAAATGGCTGACGAACCTTGATGAGAATAAAGAAAAGGAAAACTTTGCGGTTGGGTTTCATCTGCCGAGATTTCACACCAAGATACTTGATATTGAGGAATGCTTTTTACAATCTGAGGTTACGAGCAATATTTTAAATCATGCAAGGAGGTTTTTTAAGGAGAGAGGAGTTTCGGTTTATACAACAAAGACGCATTCGGGATATTTAAGGTTTCTGATAGTAAGGGAATGCAAGAGGACTGATGATTTGATGGTGAATCTGATTACGTACGATTACAATGAAGTACTGATGAATGAATACACGGAAGAGATGAAGAAAGAATTTCCGTTGGTGACGACATTGATAAACTCATTTACACAGAAGAAAGCGCAGGTTGCTTTTGCGGAGGATGTAAAAATACTGTATGGAAATGGGTATATAACCGAAAAGCTGATAGGCGGAAGCAAAGAATATTTATTTAAGATTTCGCCAAATTCTTTTTTCCAGACTAACACTCTACAAGCGGAAAAACTTTACAGTACCGCGACGGAATTTGGTGGTTTTACCAAAGGCGATAATATACTTGACCTTTACTGCGGAACGGGTTCGATATCTATTTACATTTCCGAGATGGTGAATAAAGTCAAGGGTGTGGAGCTGATTGTAGAATCTATTGAAAGCGCAAGAGAGAATGCAAAGCTGAACGGTATTGAGAATGCAGAATTCGAAGTGTCGGATATAAAAGACTTTCTATTGAATTTTAAAGATAGTACTTATAACAAAGTAATACTTGACCCGCCTAGGTCGGGGCTGCATCCTGATATATGTGAAGTGCTGAGCGGTTCGGATTTTGAGAAAATAGTTTATGTAAGTTGTAATCCTGTAACACAAGCAAGGGATTTGAGTATAATAATGAACAAAGGAAAGTACAGGATAGGAAGAGTACAACCGGTGGATATGTTTCCGCAGACGTATCATGTGGAGAATGTGGTGGAGATTTTAAGAGATTAG
- a CDS encoding reprolysin-like metallopeptidase — MAKTFHYLVVLMVTLGTFITLNAQNTSYWQDISKQNVQTLGERVIIPEEYRTLTLNIPEIRNVLNSAPQEKNVFASNSNTILYLPLPEGGFSKFRIVESPTMDEGLAVKYPEIKTYTAQGIDDPYATAKIDITPLGFHAMILTAGNSIFIDPYAKGDILNYISYYKSKIIPRESFQCDVINKEEDSKHEHGTTRVLLEGQLRTYRTAIATTGEYTTYHGGTVAAGLAAVVTALNRVNGVYEKEVSIRMVLIPNNDLLIYTNASTDPYSNTNGNAMLSQNITTCNNIIGSANYDIGHVFSTGGGGVAYLSSVCGSQKAGGVTGLPSPIGDPFYIDYVAHEMGHQYGANHTFNSTTGSCGGGNRNAVTAYEPGSGSTIMAYAGICSPNDLQNNSDAYFLAKSLDEIIQFSNGGGNSCAVVTNTGNFNPVVTLGPGGQTIPKSTPFTLTGTATDANNDPLTYCWEQYDLGPAGSWNAPTGNAPLFRSFNPVTTGTRTFPKLSSLLNNVQVIGEVLPTYTRNLSFVLVARDNKVGGGGEGFEFISYGVTASAGPFLVLSPNTAVTLNANIPQTVTWDVASTNTAPVNCANVNIKLSTDGGNTFETMLLANTPNDGSETVNLPMVSTSTARIKVEAADNIFFDISNINFSITTVSGISNQGAEPLTFKLSQNFPNPFNPTTMINFVIPQKSAVSLSVYDMSGKLVAELINNETRTEGSYAYEFDGSKLSSGMYVYRLTAGKYSETRKMILVK, encoded by the coding sequence ATGGCAAAGACGTTTCATTACTTGGTGGTGCTTATGGTAACCTTAGGCACTTTTATTACACTTAATGCACAGAACACTTCTTACTGGCAGGATATTTCAAAACAGAATGTACAGACGCTTGGAGAGAGGGTGATTATTCCTGAAGAATACAGGACATTAACGCTGAACATACCTGAAATAAGGAATGTACTTAATTCGGCACCGCAGGAGAAAAACGTATTTGCGAGCAACTCAAACACAATACTTTATTTACCGCTGCCTGAGGGAGGATTCAGCAAATTCAGGATAGTTGAGTCGCCAACAATGGATGAGGGGCTTGCAGTTAAGTATCCTGAAATTAAAACATACACGGCGCAGGGAATTGATGACCCGTATGCAACAGCAAAGATTGATATAACACCTTTAGGATTTCATGCAATGATACTTACGGCTGGAAACTCAATATTTATAGATCCGTATGCAAAGGGAGACATATTAAATTACATAAGCTATTACAAGAGCAAAATAATACCAAGAGAAAGCTTTCAATGTGATGTAATAAACAAGGAAGAAGATTCAAAACACGAGCACGGAACAACAAGGGTGCTGCTTGAAGGACAGCTTAGAACCTACAGAACGGCGATAGCGACAACGGGTGAATACACGACGTACCACGGAGGAACCGTGGCTGCGGGTCTTGCGGCGGTTGTAACGGCACTTAACAGAGTCAACGGTGTATATGAGAAAGAGGTGTCAATAAGAATGGTGCTTATACCTAACAATGATTTACTCATATACACGAATGCATCAACCGACCCATATTCAAACACGAACGGAAATGCAATGCTTAGTCAAAACATAACCACATGCAATAACATAATCGGTTCAGCAAATTACGACATAGGACACGTATTCAGCACGGGCGGAGGAGGAGTTGCATACCTAAGCAGTGTTTGCGGAAGCCAGAAAGCAGGCGGAGTTACGGGACTTCCATCACCGATAGGCGATCCATTTTACATAGACTATGTAGCACATGAGATGGGACATCAGTACGGCGCCAACCACACATTTAACTCAACTACAGGAAGCTGCGGCGGAGGAAACAGGAATGCAGTAACAGCATACGAGCCCGGAAGCGGTTCGACGATAATGGCTTACGCGGGAATATGTTCACCGAATGATTTACAAAACAACAGCGACGCGTACTTTTTAGCAAAGAGTCTTGACGAGATAATACAATTTTCAAACGGCGGAGGAAACTCATGCGCCGTAGTAACAAACACGGGAAATTTCAATCCAGTGGTAACGCTTGGACCCGGAGGACAGACGATTCCTAAATCTACACCGTTTACGCTGACAGGAACAGCGACAGACGCAAACAACGATCCGCTGACCTATTGCTGGGAGCAGTATGACTTAGGACCTGCAGGAAGCTGGAACGCACCGACGGGAAATGCACCTTTATTCAGGTCGTTCAATCCAGTTACAACGGGCACGAGAACTTTTCCAAAGCTATCGAGCCTGCTAAACAACGTGCAGGTAATAGGCGAAGTACTTCCGACATATACGAGAAACCTTTCATTCGTACTTGTTGCAAGGGATAACAAAGTTGGAGGCGGAGGAGAAGGGTTTGAATTCATATCATACGGCGTTACGGCATCGGCAGGACCATTTCTGGTATTATCACCAAACACAGCAGTAACGCTAAACGCAAACATACCGCAGACGGTAACGTGGGATGTTGCGAGCACAAACACAGCACCAGTAAACTGCGCAAACGTAAACATTAAACTTTCAACAGACGGCGGCAACACATTTGAGACAATGCTTCTAGCCAACACACCGAATGACGGAAGCGAAACAGTTAATCTTCCTATGGTATCGACAAGCACGGCGAGAATAAAAGTTGAAGCAGCCGACAATATTTTCTTTGACATATCAAACATAAACTTTTCAATAACGACAGTATCGGGAATATCGAACCAGGGCGCAGAGCCGTTGACATTTAAACTATCGCAGAACTTCCCGAATCCTTTTAATCCGACGACGATGATAAACTTTGTGATACCGCAGAAATCGGCAGTATCGCTGAGCGTTTATGACATGAGCGGCAAGCTGGTAGCGGAACTGATAAACAACGAAACGAGAACGGAAGGCAGCTACGCATACGAATTCGACGGCAGTAAACTATCGAGCGGAATGTACGTTTACAGACTGACAGCAGGAAAGTATTCTGAAACGAGAAAAATGATTTTAGTAAAATAA
- a CDS encoding tetratricopeptide repeat protein, with translation MGKEEAERLNDRGKILGRGMKHVEAVEYFSAAVDMCPEEGKYRYNMGIALKRMKRNDEALRNFLDALKLGYEHADCYCSIGELLCARQEFELEEPFFDEAIMRDPDSVTAYEERATAYCRIGKSEKALEDMNLLISKIQDDCSLYLIRGLILSVLGRKEESKKDFEKVKEIFKRAEGGKEEENRELRTVN, from the coding sequence ATGGGGAAAGAAGAAGCAGAAAGATTGAATGACAGGGGAAAGATTCTCGGCAGAGGAATGAAGCATGTCGAGGCGGTTGAATATTTCAGTGCTGCGGTTGATATGTGTCCCGAAGAGGGAAAGTACAGGTACAATATGGGAATTGCTTTGAAGAGAATGAAAAGAAATGATGAGGCGCTGAGGAATTTTTTGGATGCACTGAAGCTGGGTTATGAGCACGCTGACTGCTACTGCTCGATTGGGGAATTACTTTGTGCAAGACAGGAATTTGAACTTGAAGAGCCCTTTTTTGATGAAGCAATAATGCGGGACCCTGACAGCGTGACTGCATATGAAGAGAGGGCAACGGCATATTGCCGCATCGGGAAAAGTGAGAAGGCGCTTGAAGATATGAATTTGTTGATATCAAAGATTCAGGATGACTGTTCGTTATATTTAATTAGGGGGCTTATATTATCGGTACTTGGCAGGAAGGAAGAGTCTAAAAAGGATTTTGAGAAGGTTAAAGAGATTTTTAAGAGAGCTGAAGGAGGAAAGGAGGAGGAGAACCGTGAACTGAGAACTGTAAACTGA
- a CDS encoding TIGR00730 family Rossman fold protein, which translates to MKICVYCASSPKVDKIYFDATERLGHELVRENVEVVFGGGAHGLMGMLADTILKHNGRIKGIMPRFMDDVEWGHPGVSDFVYTDTMHERKAKFLHGVDGLVALPGGTGTLEELLEAITLKRLGLFLKPIVILNTSGYYDPLIQMLEKAVSQKFMNEIHLKMWRFVSEPEEVIPAIKSHPEWDSGAINFALSK; encoded by the coding sequence ATGAAAATATGTGTTTACTGCGCCTCAAGCCCCAAAGTCGATAAAATATATTTTGATGCCACCGAACGGCTCGGACACGAACTCGTACGCGAAAATGTAGAGGTTGTCTTCGGAGGCGGTGCACACGGACTAATGGGAATGCTCGCCGATACAATCCTTAAACACAACGGGAGAATTAAAGGCATTATGCCCAGATTCATGGACGATGTAGAATGGGGACATCCGGGTGTCTCAGATTTTGTTTACACCGATACAATGCACGAACGCAAAGCAAAATTCCTTCATGGCGTTGACGGACTCGTCGCACTCCCGGGCGGAACAGGCACGCTCGAAGAACTTCTCGAAGCCATTACTCTCAAACGTCTCGGACTATTCCTTAAACCTATCGTCATTCTTAATACAAGCGGATACTACGACCCATTGATTCAAATGCTTGAAAAAGCCGTCTCGCAAAAATTCATGAACGAAATCCATCTCAAAATGTGGCGCTTCGTATCCGAACCCGAAGAAGTTATCCCCGCCATAAAATCACACCCCGAATGGGATTCCGGCGCCATCAACTTCGCCCTCAGCAAATAG
- a CDS encoding M20/M25/M40 family metallo-hydrolase, translated as MKKYILFILVSLITPAILFSQIIYSSKVDSIINLMSEQNMGRYVRELSGDTVVAIGGVPYGIYSRHASSPSNQMAAQYIYEKFQSFGLQVRYQANNSHNVNVIARKTGYLHPEIKILIGAHYDNIRAGIGPLDTMKGADDNGSGVAAVLESARLVANFNPKYTIEFIAFDEEEVGLLGAYGYADSCRTNPNEFVFGLINMDMIAWDGNNDGLIRIMTHLNCDYLANMLIRTYSMYNLNLTALKSYNSGGSDHLAFWNNGIGAISSIEPASDFHPNYHTTGDVFSLFNMNYFKNNAKANLAAVLSIADESFYMINHQPVVSSFDTSARIVEAALIFGAPVGTGLKAPRVYYKVGNGNFNYVTPYEIAGEIYRFRIPGQPAGTQITYYIAAQDTSGLYSTSLPEGATGVNPPGSNPPQQLLRYFVCSHSSYSSSNQKPILDLQSTRDTIYVPLTGNVEDLTVDLNLIHPNDGELQISLIKGNNVKYLSQYNGNNGQNFTNTMFTDTAAVSITQGTPPFTGAYRPQQPLGSFANEQTEGYWVLRIFDKSTGNTGTLLNWGLKIKYSNPVSVNQNENNTVEKYELMQNYPNPFNPATTIKYSIPERTFVKITVYDMLGKEITKLVNEEKNQGVYSVNWDASALPTGIYFYKIQTEKFSSTKKMMLIK; from the coding sequence ATGAAAAAGTACATACTTTTTATACTGGTTTCCCTTATTACACCTGCAATACTCTTTTCACAAATTATTTACAGCAGTAAAGTTGATTCTATTATCAATCTTATGTCTGAGCAGAATATGGGCAGGTATGTGAGGGAATTGAGCGGTGATACCGTCGTTGCGATAGGCGGTGTACCTTACGGGATTTACTCTCGTCACGCAAGCTCGCCGAGCAATCAAATGGCGGCTCAGTATATTTATGAAAAGTTTCAGTCATTTGGATTGCAGGTCAGATATCAGGCAAACAATTCGCATAACGTGAATGTTATCGCAAGAAAAACGGGTTATCTGCATCCTGAAATTAAGATTTTGATAGGTGCGCATTATGACAATATAAGGGCGGGTATTGGTCCGCTCGATACAATGAAAGGAGCGGATGATAACGGTTCGGGTGTGGCTGCTGTTTTAGAGTCTGCAAGACTGGTTGCAAATTTTAATCCGAAGTACACGATTGAATTTATAGCTTTCGATGAGGAAGAAGTTGGTCTGCTGGGTGCATACGGTTATGCGGATTCGTGCAGAACCAATCCCAACGAATTTGTATTTGGATTGATTAACATGGATATGATTGCATGGGACGGGAATAATGACGGACTGATAAGAATTATGACTCACCTGAACTGCGATTATCTTGCAAACATGTTGATCAGAACTTATTCAATGTACAATTTAAATCTGACGGCGCTGAAATCTTACAATTCAGGGGGCTCAGACCATCTAGCTTTCTGGAATAACGGTATCGGTGCTATTTCTTCGATTGAGCCCGCGAGCGATTTTCATCCTAATTATCACACAACAGGAGATGTATTCAGTTTATTCAATATGAACTATTTCAAGAACAATGCTAAGGCAAACCTTGCTGCAGTACTTTCAATTGCCGATGAATCATTTTACATGATTAATCATCAGCCCGTAGTATCCTCATTCGATACAAGCGCGAGGATTGTTGAGGCGGCTCTGATATTCGGCGCGCCAGTCGGTACGGGATTAAAGGCACCGAGAGTTTATTACAAGGTTGGGAACGGAAATTTCAATTATGTTACTCCTTACGAAATAGCCGGTGAGATTTACAGGTTCAGAATTCCGGGACAGCCCGCGGGTACGCAGATTACGTATTACATAGCTGCACAGGATACATCGGGACTTTATTCAACTTCGCTTCCTGAAGGTGCAACGGGTGTGAATCCTCCCGGGAGTAATCCTCCACAGCAATTGCTGAGATACTTTGTTTGTTCACATAGTTCATATTCATCTTCGAATCAAAAGCCAATACTTGACCTTCAGTCAACAAGAGATACAATATATGTACCTCTGACAGGTAACGTTGAGGATTTAACTGTTGACCTGAATCTAATTCATCCGAACGACGGTGAACTGCAGATTTCGTTAATAAAAGGCAATAATGTAAAATATCTGAGTCAGTACAACGGAAACAACGGACAAAATTTTACAAACACAATGTTTACTGATACAGCAGCAGTTTCAATAACACAGGGAACACCGCCATTTACGGGTGCTTACAGGCCACAGCAGCCGCTTGGTAGTTTTGCAAATGAACAAACTGAGGGATACTGGGTATTAAGAATATTTGATAAAAGTACCGGCAATACAGGAACTCTGCTGAACTGGGGTTTAAAGATAAAGTATTCAAATCCTGTTTCAGTAAATCAGAATGAAAACAATACTGTTGAAAAATATGAGCTGATGCAGAATTATCCAAATCCTTTTAATCCTGCAACGACTATAAAGTATTCGATTCCAGAAAGGACTTTTGTGAAAATTACAGTTTATGACATGCTCGGAAAGGAAATCACAAAACTTGTGAATGAAGAAAAGAATCAGGGTGTTTATTCTGTAAACTGGGATGCTTCGGCACTTCCGACAGGAATATATTTTTACAAAATACAGACCGAGAAATTTTCTTCAACCAAAAAAATGATGTTAATAAAATGA